A section of the Acidobacteriota bacterium genome encodes:
- a CDS encoding TonB-dependent receptor: MYRILQKTEILLLTWILLSPLSPLRGQSLASLQGRVNDPSGAVVPHATVHVKAQPNGPLRVATSNGQGRYKISGLVPGRYTVTATAQGFAPSSKSLLLTDGQTLTLDIHLTIALQAQQIEVRGRASRLEVAPQNNSSAVAVSGNNLNSLSNDPDELQSQIGALVGPSVGPGAAEIYINGLTGGDMPPKSDIREIRVNANPFSAENNRLGYGRIDITTKPGSTAYHGDVSSEYNDSNMNALSPFLPASEEKPPSYHTWLWDADLGGPLGRRASFFFDFQRRNINRASLVNTVVLNPSLNVVPYVASVPNPRVLTNLSPRADFQLSPNNTLSVSYRYFEIGERNDGVDTQSLPSQAYDRSFHHHNIQIIDTQILGSRVVNQTSFQYLHFNNAQTPQDFSPTINVLGAFTGGGSSSGTFNRYETHYTFQNYTTMTLGHHLVRFGGTMLVLPRSESTNGGFNGTFTFNSLSDYQQTQQGLQNGMTMAEIQTAGYGPSQFNITAGNLWASIDRVNGWLFVNDDWSLRPHFTLSYGLRFESENYVSAHTFWAPRVGIAWGLGHGSNIKTVLRAGWGIFYEDLDDDPMMIAGRLNGQNQQTYIVSNPPFFPDAPPLSVISGSDVSLPTIFRIAPNILLPYDMDTAVSLEHQLLRSTTVSLTYVNSSGVHQFVTNNINAPFPGTFDPANPASGVRPLGNAAGNIYDYGSAGIYRQTELIANVHVSASRVSLFGYYVFDDAHSNSGLNMQTSPAGEFSFQTNPWNLSQDYGRAAFDIRHRAVIGGSFEMPLGIRLSPMIMANSGQPFGILLPQDLYGTGVHDGRPAYATASTPPANLVATKYGSFNIAPGPEDAPIPPNTETAPANFMLNFRLSRTFGFGREGGEKHGGEETAPGPEGRVRGLGGRGLGNGGGSSLGGATKRRYALTLSISVLNALNNVNLARPINVLDSPLFGQSIALAGGPFSAQVGNPVANRLINVGASLSF, translated from the coding sequence ATGTACCGAATTTTACAAAAAACAGAAATTCTTCTACTGACATGGATACTGCTTTCTCCGTTGAGTCCTTTGCGGGGGCAGAGCCTCGCCAGCCTGCAGGGTCGGGTTAATGATCCCTCAGGCGCCGTCGTACCTCATGCAACGGTGCATGTGAAGGCCCAACCGAATGGGCCGTTGCGGGTGGCAACCTCGAATGGCCAGGGGCGCTATAAGATTAGCGGGCTCGTGCCCGGCCGGTACACGGTTACGGCCACGGCTCAAGGGTTTGCACCCTCTAGCAAAAGTCTGTTATTGACAGATGGCCAAACGCTTACGCTCGACATCCACCTGACGATCGCCTTGCAGGCCCAGCAGATCGAAGTTCGAGGGCGTGCCTCTCGCCTTGAAGTTGCCCCTCAAAACAATTCCAGCGCCGTGGCTGTTTCTGGCAACAATCTGAATTCGCTGTCGAACGACCCGGACGAGTTGCAGAGCCAGATTGGCGCTCTTGTGGGCCCTTCGGTCGGACCGGGCGCGGCCGAGATTTACATTAACGGCCTCACCGGCGGGGATATGCCCCCAAAATCCGACATTCGTGAAATTCGCGTCAATGCCAATCCCTTCTCGGCGGAAAACAATCGGCTGGGGTATGGCCGCATCGACATCACAACCAAACCGGGAAGCACAGCCTACCACGGAGACGTTTCGAGCGAATACAACGACTCCAATATGAATGCTCTGAGCCCGTTTCTGCCCGCCTCCGAAGAGAAGCCTCCTTCGTACCACACCTGGCTCTGGGATGCAGATCTCGGTGGCCCGCTGGGCAGGAGGGCGTCCTTCTTCTTCGATTTTCAGCGCCGCAATATCAACCGCGCCAGCCTCGTCAACACGGTCGTGCTCAATCCCAGCCTGAATGTCGTGCCTTATGTTGCTTCTGTTCCCAACCCGCGCGTCCTTACGAACCTCAGCCCCCGAGCGGATTTCCAGCTCAGTCCAAACAATACGCTCAGCGTCAGCTATCGCTATTTTGAAATCGGCGAGCGCAACGACGGCGTGGACACGCAGTCGCTTCCGTCACAGGCCTATGACCGCTCGTTCCATCACCACAACATTCAGATCATCGACACTCAGATTTTAGGCTCCCGGGTGGTCAATCAAACGAGTTTCCAATACCTCCACTTCAACAACGCGCAGACGCCGCAAGACTTTTCTCCCACGATCAACGTCCTTGGAGCCTTCACGGGGGGCGGCAGCAGTTCCGGCACCTTCAACCGCTACGAGACCCACTACACCTTCCAGAACTATACGACCATGACCCTTGGCCACCATCTGGTTCGGTTCGGCGGCACAATGCTTGTCTTACCTCGCAGCGAGTCCACCAATGGCGGCTTCAATGGGACTTTTACGTTCAATTCGCTTTCTGATTATCAGCAGACTCAGCAGGGCCTGCAAAATGGTATGACGATGGCGGAAATTCAGACCGCTGGTTACGGTCCCAGCCAGTTTAACATCACGGCGGGCAACCTTTGGGCTTCCATCGACCGTGTAAACGGGTGGCTCTTCGTCAATGATGATTGGAGCCTCCGGCCCCACTTCACACTCAGCTATGGCCTGCGGTTCGAGTCCGAAAATTATGTCAGCGCGCATACATTTTGGGCGCCTCGAGTAGGGATTGCCTGGGGCCTGGGCCATGGCTCAAACATCAAGACGGTGCTTCGAGCGGGCTGGGGCATCTTCTACGAGGATCTTGATGACGACCCCATGATGATCGCGGGGCGGCTGAACGGACAAAACCAGCAGACCTACATCGTCAGCAATCCCCCCTTTTTTCCTGATGCGCCGCCCCTCAGCGTCATCAGCGGCAGTGATGTGTCGCTGCCCACCATCTTCCGCATCGCCCCGAATATACTTCTGCCTTACGATATGGACACGGCGGTAAGCCTGGAACACCAATTGTTACGCAGCACAACAGTCTCGCTCACTTATGTGAATTCCAGCGGAGTTCACCAGTTCGTAACCAATAATATCAACGCGCCTTTCCCTGGAACGTTCGATCCCGCCAACCCTGCAAGCGGCGTGCGGCCGCTCGGCAACGCAGCCGGCAATATTTACGATTACGGGTCGGCCGGCATCTACCGGCAGACCGAATTGATCGCCAATGTCCACGTTAGTGCCAGCCGGGTCTCGCTCTTCGGCTACTACGTCTTTGATGATGCCCATAGCAACTCGGGATTAAACATGCAGACGAGTCCTGCCGGAGAATTCAGCTTCCAAACCAATCCCTGGAACCTGTCTCAGGATTACGGGCGCGCGGCCTTCGACATCCGGCATCGAGCGGTGATCGGCGGGAGCTTCGAGATGCCCCTCGGCATCCGCCTCAGCCCGATGATCATGGCGAATTCGGGACAGCCCTTCGGCATCCTTCTGCCTCAAGACCTCTACGGTACCGGGGTCCACGATGGGCGTCCGGCGTATGCGACCGCCTCGACTCCGCCGGCAAATCTGGTTGCGACGAAATACGGCAGCTTCAATATCGCTCCTGGCCCGGAGGACGCCCCAATCCCCCCTAACACCGAAACTGCTCCTGCCAATTTCATGCTGAACTTCAGGCTCAGCCGTACTTTCGGCTTTGGCCGCGAGGGCGGCGAAAAACACGGAGGGGAGGAAACTGCGCCTGGGCCAGAGGGTCGAGTTCGAGGCTTGGGCGGACGAGGACTGGGCAACGGGGGCGGTTCGAGCTTGGGCGGCGCCACGAAGCGTCGTTATGCGCTCACCCTGAGTATTTCCGTCCTCAACGCGCTGAACAACGTTAACCTCGCTCGGCCGATCAATGTTCTTGATTCCCCGCTCTTCGGTCAGTCTATCGCCCTTGCCGGTGGCCCATTCTCCGCCCAGGTCGGGAACCCCGTGGCTAATCGTCTCATCAACGTCGGCGCTTCCCTTAGCTTTTGA